Proteins from a genomic interval of Nitrospina gracilis Nb-211:
- a CDS encoding dicarboxylate/amino acid:cation symporter: protein MTDANNKNSGNLLLYMILTGVVLGVLCGWVFGPRMHVVEWIGEMFLNALTMMVIPLVLSSLVVGIAGLGDISKVGKTGVITLVYFLTTTAFSVFIGLIVVNLMQPGVGMEMTIDPAAEPSVKEVDGITDLFLSFVTPNLIQSMATMDILPLIVFSLVFGGVLTTLGERGRKVIDFFDVVNEAVMKMVHLILYAAPFGIFALIASKLGAAGGGDQFVAELMKIGKFAFTVLFGLLVHAVVVLPLILMMVTRRNPWRYFKNALQALTTALSTASSSATLPVTIECAEEYNRVSRRVSLFVLPIGATVNMDGTALYESVAAIFIAQMLGIELTLTQQMIIFLTASLAAIGAAGIPEAGLVTMVMVLQSVGLPTEGIGMLLAIDWFLDRFRTAVNVWGDSIGCAVVDELETKYVEGG from the coding sequence ATGACCGATGCCAACAACAAAAATTCAGGGAACCTGCTTCTGTACATGATCCTCACCGGGGTCGTTCTCGGTGTGTTGTGCGGTTGGGTCTTCGGCCCCAGGATGCATGTGGTGGAGTGGATCGGCGAGATGTTCCTGAATGCCCTCACGATGATGGTCATCCCTCTGGTGCTGTCCTCGCTGGTGGTGGGCATTGCCGGATTGGGCGATATATCGAAAGTCGGCAAAACCGGAGTCATCACGCTGGTGTATTTTCTGACGACCACTGCCTTTTCGGTGTTCATCGGCCTCATTGTGGTGAACCTCATGCAGCCGGGTGTGGGCATGGAGATGACGATAGACCCGGCGGCGGAGCCATCCGTAAAAGAAGTCGACGGCATCACCGACCTCTTTCTCAGCTTTGTCACGCCCAACCTGATCCAGTCCATGGCCACCATGGACATTCTGCCCCTCATCGTTTTCTCGCTGGTCTTCGGCGGCGTGTTGACCACCCTGGGCGAGCGCGGTCGGAAGGTGATCGACTTTTTCGACGTGGTCAACGAGGCGGTGATGAAAATGGTGCACCTCATTCTGTACGCCGCGCCGTTCGGTATCTTTGCGCTCATCGCTTCCAAGCTGGGCGCGGCGGGCGGCGGCGACCAGTTTGTGGCGGAACTCATGAAAATCGGCAAATTCGCCTTCACCGTGCTCTTTGGTTTGCTTGTCCACGCCGTTGTGGTTCTACCCTTGATCCTGATGATGGTGACCCGACGCAACCCGTGGAGATATTTCAAAAATGCCCTGCAGGCGTTGACCACGGCGCTTTCCACCGCCAGCAGTTCCGCCACCCTGCCGGTGACCATCGAGTGTGCGGAAGAATACAACCGGGTGTCGCGCCGGGTTTCATTATTTGTGTTGCCCATTGGGGCGACGGTCAATATGGACGGCACGGCGCTGTACGAATCGGTGGCCGCCATCTTCATTGCGCAGATGCTGGGGATCGAGCTGACACTCACCCAACAGATGATCATATTTCTCACCGCGTCGCTGGCGGCCATCGGGGCGGCGGGCATCCCGGAAGCGGGACTGGTGACGATGGTGATGGTGCTTCAATCGGTGGGCCTGCCGACGGAGGGCATCGGCATGTTGCTTGCCATCGACTGGTTTCTGGACCGCTTTCGCACGGCGGTCAACGTATGGGGCGACTCCATCGGGTGCGCCGTGGTCGATGAGCTGGAAACCAAATACGTGGAAGGAGGGTAG
- a CDS encoding TSUP family transporter: MEWIICALMGVLVGVLSSLSGLGGGFLVVPLLIYLGHKAHLAVGTSFMVILMIAASSLVAHGRLGNVDFKMGLMLALGGVAGAQVGPLILKQIPDAYFKMGFAAVLIGIGVWMMVTALRSTAA, encoded by the coding sequence GTGGAATGGATTATTTGTGCATTGATGGGTGTGCTGGTGGGAGTGCTGTCTTCTCTGAGCGGGCTCGGTGGAGGCTTCCTCGTGGTGCCGCTTTTGATCTACCTCGGCCACAAGGCGCATTTGGCCGTGGGGACCTCGTTCATGGTGATCCTGATGATCGCCGCGTCGTCCCTCGTCGCCCACGGCCGCCTGGGCAACGTGGATTTCAAGATGGGCCTGATGCTGGCCCTGGGCGGTGTGGCGGGCGCGCAGGTGGGTCCGCTCATCCTGAAACAGATTCCCGACGCGTACTTCAAAATGGGATTTGCCGCGGTGCTGATCGGCATCGGCGTTTGGATGATGGTCACCGCACTCCGCAGTACCGCCGCCTGA
- a CDS encoding Lcl C-terminal domain-containing protein, translating into MSDSRFIDNGNDTVTDSQTGLTWLKKDTRQLLGRWRNLEQCKEYAEQLNQEKFAGFEDWRVCRLEDIKTIFDKSYQLKAKGGDMIHLPPVFEPDCADVTWTDTVNGDRAMMYNLIKGRSNWINKLGEGPFAARLVRGERTDEAAG; encoded by the coding sequence ATGTCTGATTCGAGATTCATAGACAATGGCAACGATACCGTGACCGACAGCCAGACGGGTCTCACCTGGCTGAAAAAGGACACCCGGCAACTGCTTGGGCGCTGGCGCAATCTGGAACAATGCAAGGAGTACGCGGAACAGCTCAATCAGGAAAAATTCGCGGGGTTCGAAGATTGGCGGGTATGCCGGCTGGAAGACATCAAAACCATCTTTGACAAAAGCTACCAGCTCAAAGCCAAGGGTGGCGACATGATTCACCTGCCGCCGGTGTTTGAGCCGGACTGTGCCGACGTCACTTGGACGGATACGGTCAATGGCGACCGGGCGATGATGTACAACCTCATCAAAGGCCGCTCGAACTGGATCAACAAACTGGGCGAAGGCCCCTTTGCGGCGCGATTGGTGCGCGGGGAACGGACCGACGAGGCGGCAGGCTGA